Within Candidatus Zixiibacteriota bacterium, the genomic segment CCCGGTAGGCATGAAACACATTGATACGAAACCGGGCTATTCCCTTCACACCGTACGAGATATCGAGATCGCCCTCTTTCTCGAATCGGCGGATTTGGTCGTCCGTCAAAATCTCATAGATGAGAGATCGGATACTCTCGCTGTCCAGTTTCTTGTGGCGTGTTTTCTGGAGACTGCCAGCTACTCGAACCAGCGGTTCGCTCTCAGCAGCCAGGTGCAAATCGGACGCTCCAGCTTTCTTAACGATATCAAGCAGTTGATCTATCTTGGGCATCTTCCTACCAGCTTGTAACTGTGCTCTCTTCAGTCAGATATTTACAGTATCGGCTCGGTTCGCCAAGGATTGAGTCATCGATGGGAAAACACGATCTGTGCGATTATTGAACAGCGGCCAAGGTCGCGGTTTGGTATGGGTTCAGCGGTCAATACACACTCGTGTTCGAGTTAAATCTTGCTTGTTGTTGGTCTCTTATTTACCAATCGATTATGCCGCGACGAAGCAGAAAAACCCGGTCTTTCTTCGCACCCCTGACTGATGGCCTATGGCAGCGTATGAGCGACCATAATTCCCGGGTACGGCGACGCGTGATTCGGGTTGGATTCTGGGTGATTGGGGGGTTGTTTTTATACTCGCTGATGTCGGGTACCTATGGTATACCACGCATCGCCAGATTGGAATTGGAGCGAAGATCGCTGGTCGAGGCTAACCGGTATTTGACCGTGGAGCTGATCGAAAACGACCGGCTGCGCCAACTGCTGAGGTCAAGTCCAAGCTACATCGAGGGTATTGCCCGCACTCGCTACTATATGGTCCGTCCGAACGAGACAATCTACCGCTATCGCGGCCAATAATACCGCATGGCTCTCAAAACCACAGAGGCGGTTGTTCTCAAGGCATTCAACTGGTCGGAATCTTCACGAACAGTCGTTTTATTTACGCGC encodes:
- a CDS encoding septum formation initiator family protein → MPRRSRKTRSFFAPLTDGLWQRMSDHNSRVRRRVIRVGFWVIGGLFLYSLMSGTYGIPRIARLELERRSLVEANRYLTVELIENDRLRQLLRSSPSYIEGIARTRYYMVRPNETIYRYRGQ